A genomic region of Chloroflexota bacterium contains the following coding sequences:
- a CDS encoding glucosaminidase domain-containing protein — MLYGFDDFSSRRRTLFLIALAAALVWMILQFRGRSNAFYSSMSAPGRPAQSASGNLAGSFGAIDGDSILGVPTISAAKIDQVLSSYNSPATGKGQVIYDMGIKYGIDPAYCLAFFIHESTAGTQGVARVTQSIGNIRTTAGYEDYQGYRKYPSWDEGIEDWYKLIRNLYIDEWQLTTIQDIIPVYAPPVENDTNHYVETVRTLVNSWRAAGS, encoded by the coding sequence ATGTTATATGGTTTTGACGATTTTTCTTCGCGACGACGCACCCTCTTCTTGATTGCGCTGGCAGCTGCTTTGGTCTGGATGATCTTGCAGTTTCGTGGTCGGAGCAATGCCTTTTATAGCTCGATGAGTGCCCCAGGCCGACCTGCCCAATCTGCCAGTGGCAATCTCGCTGGCTCGTTTGGGGCCATCGACGGCGATAGTATTTTGGGTGTACCAACCATTTCTGCTGCAAAAATCGATCAGGTGCTCAGTTCTTACAATTCTCCAGCAACTGGCAAGGGTCAAGTGATTTATGATATGGGTATCAAGTATGGCATCGATCCAGCCTACTGCCTAGCCTTTTTCATTCACGAATCGACTGCCGGAACCCAAGGTGTCGCGCGAGTCACGCAATCGATTGGCAATATTCGCACCACCGCTGGCTATGAAGATTACCAAGGCTATCGCAAATACCCAAGCTGGGACGAAGGTATCGAAGATTGGTACAAGCTGATTCGCAATTTATATATCGACGAATGGCAACTGACAACAATTCAAGATATTATTCCAGTGTATGCGCCGCCAGTTGAAAACGACACCAACCATTATGTCGAAACGGTGCGCACATTGGTCAACTCATGGAGAGCAGCAGGTTCATGA
- a CDS encoding AAA family ATPase: MTVALRFLGVPSILYNQQAQSLPSKAVALLGYLAATIQPQRREHLLALLWAESSDEAARKNLRNTLWTIRRSLGGEIILADEDRLRLHPDCVVDLWQLRSLAEGLVSPTVEGLLQLAQGPLLDGVMLPDAPDFDLWLVTEREQVHLTTMRLFQTAISNYQKQQQWVHVLTLARAALRFDALSESLYQAIIEAHWRQGERAEALRQYEMLANTLQRELGIDPLPETQMLRQRILQTNQLMSTNNSPEPTKPVVTAPIAEPKPLLKPIKRAAPRAAPFVGRQYEQLLLNQALMRSNERGLQVVLITGEIGVGKSRLWQEWAQQLPADSTMLAMHCLESTQSLPFAPLTELFGQRICLSRLFSGDSAVDPMWLAEVARLLPQLRGHIPNLPEPPVLPADEERRRMFEAFAQCLRAVMTNHLVIGIDDLHWADQATAEWLDYVVDRLHDLPIVLVVTYRSEEANARLQRLVVGWQRGSLVTRIDVPRLDISEARELLSTLGHPNPDDQTLLERSAGNPLFLLELCRTADPADVPPMLVDVLSARLARLPERAAQIVQAAAVLDPLFGYSILRETGGRSDEETLDGLDGLLNAAILKEHGDSYTFSHPLVATVVRNSLSRARRSFLHRRAAQALQHEYSDQRAIAGRLLLHYREAGEVKLAASYADQALEHALSLAAPNEAVAFGQQAIELDPTPERYCRLGDALEWNSEVPAAREVYHTALAQYQAQANWLRVVAVCTKLGRTYLVVGRPEVVIEWAERGLAIYHKHKIDDQLIEADLLLLLAISQRLAGYPLNVAYENIQAALEVATAQQNHSLIGRCQFELGNILAQRGEIKAAVETFALAIASTAATNEQYQIILGYNNAAYNATLIGDLVTAHSHIQAGLHLAERLALRVPLQYLYSTRGEIALAEKHWDEAEEWFERGISVAQANGNAAQVANYRANLGLVARGRGDLDQALVLMRTALSEVELLTAPFLQTQINIWLAEIWQERHDYLAANAALQRAQQAVTPEQGFLYQRVQQLQQQLGSMQPAMVHQRSI; the protein is encoded by the coding sequence TCATCTTAGCCGATGAGGATCGCTTGCGTTTGCATCCGGATTGTGTGGTTGATCTTTGGCAGTTACGCAGTTTGGCAGAAGGTTTGGTTTCACCAACCGTTGAGGGTTTGTTGCAGCTTGCCCAAGGGCCATTGCTCGATGGCGTGATGTTGCCCGACGCTCCCGATTTTGATTTATGGCTGGTGACTGAGCGCGAACAGGTGCATTTAACCACGATGCGCTTGTTTCAAACCGCGATTAGCAATTATCAAAAACAACAGCAATGGGTCCATGTGTTGACTTTAGCTCGCGCCGCCCTGCGCTTCGATGCGCTCTCCGAATCGTTGTATCAGGCGATTATCGAGGCGCATTGGCGGCAAGGTGAACGCGCCGAGGCCTTGCGCCAATATGAGATGTTGGCTAATACGTTGCAGCGTGAGTTAGGGATTGATCCCTTGCCTGAAACCCAAATGCTGCGCCAGCGCATTTTGCAAACCAACCAACTGATGAGTACAAACAACTCACCAGAGCCAACAAAACCTGTGGTCACAGCGCCGATTGCTGAGCCAAAGCCCTTGCTCAAGCCAATTAAACGCGCCGCCCCTCGTGCCGCGCCCTTTGTTGGGCGGCAATATGAGCAATTACTGCTTAACCAAGCCTTGATGCGCAGCAATGAACGTGGCTTGCAAGTGGTGCTCATTACTGGTGAAATTGGGGTTGGCAAATCGCGGCTCTGGCAGGAATGGGCACAGCAATTGCCCGCCGATAGCACTATGTTGGCGATGCACTGCCTTGAATCGACCCAAAGCTTACCGTTTGCCCCGTTGACCGAGCTATTTGGTCAGCGCATCTGCCTATCGCGGCTTTTTTCGGGCGATTCAGCGGTTGATCCGATGTGGTTGGCCGAGGTTGCGCGGTTGCTGCCGCAATTGCGTGGGCATATTCCCAATTTGCCTGAGCCACCAGTGTTGCCCGCCGATGAAGAGCGACGGCGCATGTTCGAGGCTTTTGCCCAATGTTTGCGAGCAGTGATGACCAATCATCTGGTAATTGGCATCGACGATTTACACTGGGCCGACCAAGCAACCGCCGAATGGCTCGATTACGTCGTTGATCGCTTGCACGATTTGCCGATTGTGCTGGTTGTGACCTATCGTTCGGAAGAGGCCAACGCTCGTTTGCAGCGCTTGGTGGTTGGTTGGCAACGTGGCAGTTTGGTCACGCGCATCGACGTGCCACGGCTCGATATCAGCGAAGCACGGGAACTTTTGAGCACATTGGGCCATCCTAATCCTGATGATCAGACCTTGCTCGAACGCAGCGCGGGTAATCCATTATTTTTGCTCGAACTTTGCCGCACGGCTGATCCGGCTGATGTGCCGCCGATGTTGGTCGATGTGCTCAGCGCTCGTTTGGCGCGTTTGCCAGAACGAGCAGCCCAAATTGTCCAAGCGGCAGCGGTGCTTGACCCCTTGTTTGGCTATAGCATCCTGCGCGAAACTGGTGGACGCTCCGATGAAGAAACCCTCGATGGACTTGATGGGTTGCTCAACGCCGCTATTTTAAAAGAGCATGGTGATAGCTATACCTTCAGTCACCCATTGGTAGCAACCGTTGTGCGTAATAGCCTAAGTCGCGCCCGCCGCAGCTTTTTGCATCGCCGCGCCGCCCAAGCCTTGCAGCACGAATATAGCGATCAACGGGCGATTGCTGGACGTTTGCTATTGCATTATCGCGAGGCGGGCGAGGTTAAATTGGCAGCCAGTTATGCCGACCAAGCTCTAGAGCACGCGCTTTCATTGGCAGCACCGAATGAGGCTGTGGCTTTTGGGCAACAGGCGATTGAGCTTGATCCAACGCCTGAGCGCTATTGTCGGCTGGGCGATGCCTTGGAGTGGAATAGCGAAGTGCCTGCGGCGCGTGAGGTTTATCATACGGCGCTGGCGCAATATCAAGCCCAAGCCAATTGGCTACGGGTTGTAGCAGTGTGCACCAAACTTGGCCGCACCTATTTGGTCGTTGGCAGGCCTGAGGTGGTGATCGAATGGGCTGAACGGGGCTTGGCAATTTATCATAAACACAAGATCGATGATCAATTGATCGAAGCCGATTTGCTGTTGCTCTTGGCGATTAGCCAGCGTTTGGCGGGCTACCCATTAAATGTAGCCTACGAAAATATTCAAGCCGCCTTAGAGGTTGCGACCGCCCAGCAAAATCACTCATTGATTGGGCGTTGTCAATTCGAGTTGGGCAATATTTTGGCGCAGCGCGGCGAAATTAAGGCTGCGGTCGAAACTTTTGCCTTGGCGATTGCCAGCACTGCCGCAACTAACGAGCAATATCAAATTATCTTGGGCTATAACAATGCTGCCTATAATGCTACCTTGATCGGCGATCTAGTCACGGCGCATAGCCATATTCAAGCAGGTTTGCACTTGGCCGAACGCTTGGCCTTGCGCGTGCCATTACAATATTTGTATAGCACACGCGGCGAAATTGCCCTTGCTGAAAAGCATTGGGACGAGGCCGAAGAATGGTTTGAACGTGGAATTAGCGTGGCCCAAGCCAATGGCAATGCCGCGCAAGTTGCCAATTATCGTGCTAATTTGGGCTTGGTGGCGCGTGGTCGCGGCGATCTTGATCAAGCATTGGTCTTAATGCGCACAGCACTCAGCGAAGTTGAATTGCTCACTGCGCCATTTTTACAAACCCAAATCAACATTTGGCTGGCCGAAATTTGGCAAGAACGCCACGATTATTTAGCCGCTAATGCCGCCTTACAACGGGCACAACAGGCCGTCACACCTGAACAAGGCTTTTTGTATCAGCGGGTTCAGCAATTACAACAACAACTTGGCAGCATGCAACCAGCAATGGTTCATCAGCGTTCTATTTAA
- the tyrS gene encoding tyrosine--tRNA ligase, giving the protein MLTIDEILSRGVSEVIVEANVRRKLNAGKPLRLKLGIDPTRSDIHIGHAVALRKMRQFQELGHTVVLIVGDWTAQIGDPTGRDESRPRLTVEETKSNAKYYMDQVFKVIDPAKTEVRWQSEWFGQFDLEKAFGLIGRFTVNQMLAHETFRKRYEAGQQLTVLELMYPMLQAYDSIAIKPDIEFGGTDQKFNILAGRQLMEQMGMEPQDVILVPLIIGTDGRKMSKSFNNSVDILMSPNDKYGKIMSMGDDVLPVYYEVWSDAPLAEVKAMPEAIKAGSVNPRDLKMQLARDIIRQLDGEAAAAEAEAEFIRVFQQRDLPTDMPEVALSEATNIVDLLVATKLAASKGEARRLIDGGGVRLAGEKISSYDSLVQPVGEQILQVGRRKFVKLLGN; this is encoded by the coding sequence ATGTTGACGATTGATGAAATTTTATCGCGGGGCGTGTCTGAGGTTATTGTTGAGGCCAATGTTCGCCGCAAATTAAATGCTGGCAAACCATTACGGCTTAAATTGGGCATCGATCCAACCCGCAGCGATATTCATATTGGCCATGCTGTGGCGTTGCGCAAGATGCGCCAATTTCAAGAGCTTGGCCATACCGTGGTGTTAATTGTGGGCGACTGGACGGCTCAAATCGGCGACCCAACGGGCCGTGACGAAAGCCGCCCACGCTTGACGGTCGAAGAAACCAAAAGCAACGCCAAATATTACATGGATCAAGTGTTTAAAGTGATTGATCCAGCCAAAACCGAGGTTCGCTGGCAAAGCGAATGGTTCGGCCAGTTTGATCTTGAAAAAGCTTTTGGCTTGATTGGTCGCTTTACCGTTAACCAAATGTTGGCTCACGAAACCTTTCGTAAGCGCTACGAAGCAGGCCAGCAGTTAACTGTGCTTGAATTGATGTATCCCATGCTGCAAGCCTACGATTCAATTGCGATCAAGCCTGATATCGAGTTTGGTGGCACTGACCAAAAATTCAACATTTTGGCGGGGCGGCAATTGATGGAACAAATGGGTATGGAGCCACAGGATGTGATCCTCGTGCCATTAATTATTGGGACTGATGGCCGCAAGATGAGCAAAAGTTTCAACAATTCGGTTGATATTTTAATGTCGCCCAATGATAAGTATGGCAAAATTATGTCAATGGGTGATGATGTTTTGCCAGTTTATTACGAAGTTTGGAGCGATGCACCGCTGGCTGAAGTCAAGGCCATGCCGGAAGCGATCAAAGCTGGCAGCGTCAATCCCCGCGATCTCAAGATGCAACTGGCGCGTGATATTATTCGCCAACTTGATGGTGAAGCGGCAGCGGCTGAGGCCGAGGCTGAATTTATTCGCGTGTTTCAACAACGCGATTTGCCAACCGACATGCCCGAAGTAGCACTCAGCGAAGCGACCAACATCGTCGATTTGTTGGTTGCAACCAAGCTGGCCGCTAGCAAAGGCGAGGCTCGCCGCTTGATTGATGGCGGTGGTGTGCGCTTGGCGGGCGAAAAAATTAGCAGCTACGATAGCTTGGTCCAACCAGTTGGCGAACAAATTTTACAAGTTGGGCGGCGCAAATTTGTGAAATTACTTGGTAATTAG
- a CDS encoding STAS domain-containing protein, giving the protein MALATPTPQQSLVERIRLLVIAQTVMVGLIGIATWFLVEIPKERAGVALGLALVTTINVFLYLLRKSRHAPRIVVVNFLLIVGVIVLTDATGAQLSGMNWTLYLIWPALTMLVLRELRYVLVVSVVTLAALITFPLLEIYGVIPLELMIPAPMLLLKLIIFVVVFLILTSMMIVIGLADQRSQKVLAEHTALITNQQAELAQANQSLQAGNHQLQALAQRQESLLNQIQLLEAPIIRLGNNAILLPITGMLDQQRISHIRSAVLQQIYQLRAQHLILDMTGALLPDASVLPDFADLLAAIKLLGCEVRVTGMTSEIVQQLVFTDVDLRIFGKTGQLEQLIQEVLQPSKGK; this is encoded by the coding sequence ATGGCTCTAGCAACGCCCACGCCCCAACAATCGCTGGTTGAGCGAATTCGGCTTTTGGTGATTGCCCAAACCGTCATGGTTGGCTTAATTGGCATTGCCACTTGGTTTTTGGTTGAAATTCCCAAGGAGCGGGCGGGAGTTGCGCTGGGTCTAGCGCTCGTTACGACTATCAATGTTTTTCTCTATCTATTGCGCAAATCACGCCATGCCCCACGGATCGTCGTGGTCAATTTCTTGTTGATCGTCGGGGTGATTGTGCTAACCGATGCGACTGGGGCACAATTATCGGGCATGAATTGGACGTTGTATCTAATTTGGCCAGCCTTGACCATGTTGGTACTGCGCGAATTACGCTATGTGCTGGTGGTCAGTGTCGTTACCTTGGCAGCATTAATTACCTTCCCCTTGCTCGAAATTTATGGGGTGATTCCGCTGGAGTTAATGATTCCTGCGCCGATGTTGCTGTTGAAATTGATTATTTTTGTGGTCGTTTTTTTGATTTTGACTTCCATGATGATCGTGATTGGCTTGGCTGATCAGCGCAGTCAAAAAGTGCTAGCTGAACATACGGCATTAATCACCAATCAACAAGCTGAATTAGCGCAGGCCAACCAATCGCTGCAAGCAGGCAACCACCAATTACAAGCCTTGGCCCAACGTCAAGAAAGCCTGCTTAATCAAATTCAACTGCTCGAAGCACCCATTATCCGCTTGGGCAATAATGCGATTTTGCTGCCAATTACGGGCATGCTCGATCAACAACGGATTAGCCATATTCGCAGCGCCGTGCTCCAACAAATTTACCAACTACGAGCGCAACATTTAATTCTCGATATGACTGGAGCATTATTGCCTGATGCCAGCGTATTGCCCGATTTTGCTGATCTGTTGGCAGCGATTAAACTCTTGGGCTGTGAGGTGCGGGTTACCGGCATGACCAGCGAGATTGTCCAGCAATTGGTCTTTACCGATGTCGATTTGCGCATTTTTGGCAAAACTGGCCAGCTGGAGCAATTGATTCAAGAGGTTTTACAGCCTTCAAAAGGGAAATAG
- a CDS encoding LON peptidase substrate-binding domain-containing protein, producing MQRLPLFPLNVVLFPGAQLPLHIFEPRYRTMISRCLEESKPFGVVLIREGVEVGGSAVPHMVGTTADIQSAYRLADGRMYIVTEGRQRFRINYPLSVDPYMVAMVTMLDDDVNDRHQADELTALYSQYHRTVAAATGMRSNAIDLPSEPVSLSYKLADSMQMALPIKQRWLESDLDQRIHELIEALQFELALLPNIPPDQLDREPPFENTSWN from the coding sequence ATGCAACGATTACCTTTGTTTCCGTTAAACGTGGTGTTGTTTCCTGGAGCACAACTGCCGCTGCATATTTTCGAGCCGCGCTATCGCACGATGATTAGTCGCTGTCTTGAGGAAAGCAAGCCGTTTGGGGTAGTGCTGATTCGCGAAGGCGTTGAGGTTGGTGGCTCAGCTGTGCCGCATATGGTTGGTACAACCGCCGATATTCAAAGCGCCTATCGGTTGGCTGATGGCCGAATGTATATTGTGACCGAAGGCCGCCAGCGCTTCCGCATCAACTATCCACTGAGCGTTGACCCGTATATGGTTGCAATGGTCACGATGCTTGATGATGATGTCAACGATCGCCATCAAGCCGATGAATTGACCGCGCTCTATTCGCAATACCACCGTACCGTTGCCGCCGCGACTGGCATGCGCTCAAATGCGATCGATCTGCCCAGTGAACCAGTAAGTTTAAGTTATAAGCTGGCCGACTCGATGCAAATGGCCTTACCAATTAAACAACGTTGGCTTGAATCCGATCTTGATCAACGGATTCATGAATTGATCGAGGCGCTGCAATTTGAGTTAGCGCTCCTGCCCAACATTCCGCCCGACCAGTTGGATCGTGAACCACCTTTTGAAAACACTTCGTGGAATTAA
- a CDS encoding class I SAM-dependent methyltransferase → MLRFILKPDRDKSIRQRHPWVFSGAVARRSGPVHPGETVDIISSEGVWLARGTASTHSQMIARLWTWQRDEELDPSFIRQRIERAIKGREQLHNDPQTNAYRVIFSESDGLPGLIVDRFADWLVVQLLTQGAVAHTAIIVAALAELMPVRGIYERSDVEIRAREGLGEAEGLLWGEAPPDQLTIRENGYEFVLDLAGGQKTGWYVDQRINRQRVAQYAKDAEVLGVFSYTGGFEVLAAGAGAQSITAVDSSAAALRGLHTNLAQNGLNTPVTAVEGDAFKILRQLREEGKQYDLIVLDPPKFAHSQSQIDRATRGYKDINMQAFHLLRPGGVLATFSCSGLISADLFQKVVFGAALDAGRDAQIIDTLTQGGDHPVLLTFPEAAYLKGLICRVW, encoded by the coding sequence ATGTTGCGGTTTATTCTCAAACCTGATCGTGATAAATCAATTCGCCAACGCCACCCATGGGTTTTCAGCGGGGCGGTCGCCCGTCGTTCTGGCCCAGTGCATCCTGGCGAAACCGTCGATATTATTAGCTCCGAGGGGGTGTGGCTGGCGCGGGGCACTGCCAGCACCCACTCGCAAATGATCGCCCGTCTGTGGACGTGGCAACGCGACGAGGAGCTAGACCCTAGTTTTATTCGCCAACGGATCGAGCGGGCAATCAAAGGCCGCGAACAGCTCCACAACGACCCACAAACCAACGCCTATCGCGTGATTTTTAGCGAAAGCGATGGCTTACCAGGCTTAATTGTTGATCGTTTTGCTGATTGGCTGGTGGTGCAATTGCTGACTCAAGGTGCAGTTGCGCACACGGCGATCATCGTCGCAGCCTTGGCCGAATTGATGCCAGTCCGCGGGATTTACGAGCGCTCTGATGTTGAAATTCGTGCTCGTGAAGGCTTGGGCGAGGCTGAAGGCCTGCTTTGGGGCGAAGCACCACCCGATCAATTAACCATTCGCGAAAATGGCTACGAGTTTGTGCTCGATTTGGCAGGCGGCCAAAAAACTGGCTGGTATGTTGATCAACGCATCAATCGCCAGCGGGTGGCCCAATATGCCAAGGATGCCGAAGTGCTGGGGGTTTTCTCCTACACTGGCGGTTTTGAGGTGCTGGCGGCGGGTGCAGGCGCTCAATCGATCACAGCGGTTGATAGTTCAGCAGCGGCCTTGCGTGGTTTACATACCAACCTCGCCCAAAATGGGCTTAACACTCCAGTTACGGCGGTCGAAGGCGATGCCTTCAAGATTTTGCGCCAACTACGCGAAGAAGGCAAGCAGTACGATCTGATTGTGCTTGATCCACCCAAGTTTGCCCACTCGCAGAGCCAAATTGATCGAGCAACCCGCGGCTACAAAGATATCAATATGCAAGCCTTCCACTTGCTGCGACCAGGCGGCGTGTTGGCAACCTTCTCATGTTCAGGGCTGATTAGCGCCGATCTTTTTCAAAAAGTGGTGTTTGGCGCAGCCTTGGATGCTGGCCGCGATGCCCAAATTATCGACACACTCACCCAAGGTGGTGATCACCCTGTCTTGTTGACCTTCCCAGAGGCGGCCTATCTCAAGGGATTAATCTGCCGCGTCTGGTAG
- a CDS encoding flavin reductase family protein has translation MTLDPALFRQAMSRFASGVTVVTTIVDAKPYGLTVSAFASLSLDPALTIIAIDKRSPMHDLLLQAQAFAINILSSEQESLSRHFAGPQKHDWSEITAAAGNRSIPLLDGALANMECGLFQAVDGGDHTIFIGQVEHVTLRDGLPLLYYRGAYHDLVQR, from the coding sequence ATGACGCTTGACCCTGCTTTGTTTCGGCAAGCAATGAGCCGTTTTGCCAGTGGTGTAACTGTAGTGACAACGATCGTGGATGCAAAGCCCTATGGTTTAACGGTTAGCGCCTTTGCCTCGCTCTCTTTAGATCCAGCTTTGACGATTATTGCGATTGATAAACGTTCGCCGATGCACGATCTGTTGCTCCAAGCGCAGGCTTTTGCGATCAATATTTTGAGCAGCGAGCAAGAATCGTTGTCGCGCCACTTTGCTGGCCCACAAAAACACGACTGGTCGGAAATTACTGCGGCTGCTGGCAATCGCAGTATTCCATTGCTCGATGGAGCCTTGGCCAACATGGAATGTGGGCTGTTTCAGGCAGTTGATGGCGGCGATCATACTATTTTTATTGGCCAAGTTGAGCATGTAACCCTGCGCGATGGCCTGCCGCTGCTCTATTATCGTGGCGCTTACCACGATCTTGTTCAGCGTTGA
- a CDS encoding M23 family metallopeptidase: MNWYDLSDYGNNYKRGAVALGLIVVLFLLLNRPSTPTISAWRGENPSVAGLSGSAIQVGQGDTLVAPPGISSDQPWGNPVAANRVVMTQGYGVGSHAPAEVWGAIDLAVDGNGDGAADPAGSVGAPVRATMSGYIEVTADSWPAGNHIWVIGNEYKTGYAHLSEFKVQDGDYVERGTIIGTIGSTGSSSGPHLDYQIWHNGVNQNPLNYHPLP, encoded by the coding sequence ATGAATTGGTATGATTTGAGCGATTACGGCAATAACTATAAACGTGGTGCAGTCGCCCTCGGCTTGATTGTGGTGCTCTTTTTGTTGCTCAATCGTCCTTCTACACCCACAATCAGCGCTTGGCGCGGTGAAAACCCCAGCGTCGCGGGACTCTCTGGCTCAGCAATTCAGGTTGGCCAGGGCGATACCTTGGTCGCGCCACCAGGCATTTCAAGCGATCAGCCATGGGGCAATCCAGTTGCTGCCAATCGGGTAGTAATGACCCAAGGCTATGGGGTTGGCTCACACGCGCCTGCCGAAGTTTGGGGCGCAATCGATCTAGCGGTTGATGGTAATGGCGATGGCGCGGCTGATCCAGCTGGTTCGGTCGGCGCACCAGTTCGCGCGACCATGAGCGGCTATATCGAGGTTACCGCCGATTCGTGGCCAGCAGGTAACCATATTTGGGTTATCGGCAACGAATATAAAACTGGCTACGCCCACCTCTCCGAGTTCAAAGTGCAAGATGGCGATTATGTTGAACGTGGCACAATCATCGGTACGATCGGTTCAACTGGATCATCGAGCGGCCCGCACCTCGACTACCAAATTTGGCATAATGGGGTTAACCAAAATCCCCTCAACTACCACCCGTTACCGTAA
- a CDS encoding DinB family protein — protein MADQSVPYSHSELTIALERDVTSVSDIILALTPEECFAHPEGVWSPAENVLHLQQLTKVLTLAFYVPRFSLSTLFGKPKHQSTDYLTIKTRYQEVIAKGFSAPAYSIPAKPQGPISLQAQQALVAQWQKLNQQLIETLFHWDEAALDQYQLPHPALGKLTVREMLFFMHAHTAHHLNDLAKLRQSHVVSE, from the coding sequence ATGGCCGATCAATCGGTGCCCTATAGCCATAGTGAATTGACGATTGCTTTAGAACGCGATGTTACAAGCGTTAGCGACATAATTTTGGCCTTGACCCCTGAGGAATGTTTTGCTCATCCAGAAGGGGTTTGGTCGCCTGCTGAGAATGTGTTGCATCTTCAGCAATTGACCAAAGTTTTGACCCTGGCGTTTTATGTCCCACGGTTTAGTTTGAGCACATTGTTTGGCAAGCCCAAGCATCAATCAACTGATTATCTGACGATTAAAACTCGTTATCAAGAAGTTATTGCCAAGGGATTTAGCGCTCCGGCCTATTCGATTCCAGCAAAACCCCAAGGCCCAATCAGTTTGCAAGCGCAACAAGCCTTGGTTGCACAATGGCAAAAACTCAATCAACAGTTGATCGAAACGCTTTTTCATTGGGATGAAGCAGCACTTGATCAGTATCAATTGCCGCATCCAGCTTTGGGTAAATTAACCGTGCGTGAGATGTTATTTTTTATGCATGCCCACACCGCGCATCATCTCAACGATCTTGCCAAATTACGCCAAAGCCACGTTGTCAGCGAATAG
- a CDS encoding cyclic nucleotide-binding domain-containing protein has product MAPLALNLQVDALRSLPNLAELPTNEATILARIGVFRAFAAGDTIPIARLRSSQCYVILSGVADTVILDRDGEPISIGELGEGDFFGNSIFFSSHSLLYAVQAQTQIFALQWSIERLHEKKQHLPLFMHLLEASYLQRRAVSALSRVPLFSHVSVEERALLATQLTRQEFGRNTVIFEQGSAGQALYLIEQGQIAVEQHGVIVATLSDGDFFGEMALLSATPHNATLRCLTPTRCLHLPGAVFAAQVAQHPSLEAAVRRVIDERVHHSERVRGDQTRQHLIKVAVRYGMFRGSHVLVRQPAQCPPDCRICEQACAERFGQTRMRLNGAKIEDWDITQSCRQCRVGAECVEACPEAAIQWDDNGALRITDACTGCNECVVACPYDAVESQTIFLQNQQGPLWQLWQRMRQQSHQIQPKTVASKCDLCAGYDDRACLSQCPTGSLQLISIEELFPF; this is encoded by the coding sequence ATGGCTCCTCTCGCGCTCAATCTCCAAGTTGATGCTTTGCGGAGCCTGCCCAATTTGGCCGAATTACCCACCAACGAAGCCACAATTTTGGCGCGAATTGGGGTTTTTCGGGCTTTTGCGGCAGGCGACACGATTCCGATTGCCCGTTTACGTAGCAGCCAATGTTATGTGATTTTGAGCGGCGTGGCCGATACCGTGATTCTTGATCGCGATGGTGAGCCGATTTCAATTGGCGAGTTGGGCGAGGGCGATTTTTTTGGCAATAGCATCTTTTTTAGCTCACACTCGCTGTTGTATGCCGTCCAAGCGCAAACCCAAATTTTCGCGTTGCAATGGTCGATTGAGCGTTTGCATGAAAAAAAGCAACATCTGCCACTATTTATGCACTTGCTCGAAGCGAGCTATTTGCAACGCCGCGCCGTTAGTGCCCTGAGCCGTGTGCCGTTGTTCAGTCATGTCAGCGTTGAAGAACGCGCCTTGTTGGCAACCCAACTGACGCGCCAAGAATTTGGCCGCAATACCGTGATTTTTGAGCAAGGCTCGGCTGGCCAAGCTTTATATTTAATCGAACAAGGCCAAATTGCGGTTGAGCAACATGGCGTTATCGTGGCAACCCTCAGCGATGGCGATTTTTTTGGCGAGATGGCTTTGCTCTCGGCAACACCGCACAATGCCACTTTACGCTGTTTAACTCCAACTCGCTGCTTGCACCTACCTGGTGCAGTTTTTGCAGCCCAAGTTGCTCAACATCCTTCGCTTGAAGCGGCGGTACGGCGGGTGATCGATGAACGGGTGCATCACTCAGAGCGAGTACGCGGAGACCAAACTCGTCAGCATTTGATCAAGGTGGCGGTGCGCTATGGCATGTTTCGTGGCTCGCATGTGTTGGTGCGCCAGCCTGCGCAATGCCCGCCCGATTGCCGAATTTGCGAGCAGGCTTGTGCTGAGCGCTTTGGTCAAACCCGCATGCGGCTCAATGGCGCTAAAATTGAAGATTGGGATATTACTCAGAGTTGTCGGCAGTGTCGGGTTGGGGCCGAATGCGTTGAGGCTTGCCCCGAAGCTGCGATTCAGTGGGATGATAATGGGGCGTTACGTATTACTGATGCTTGTACTGGCTGCAATGAGTGCGTTGTGGCCTGCCCTTATGATGCCGTTGAATCGCAAACGATCTTTTTGCAGAACCAGCAAGGGCCACTTTGGCAGCTTTGGCAGCGGATGCGCCAGCAATCACATCAAATTCAGCCCAAAACTGTGGCGAGTAAATGCGATTTATGTGCAGGCTATGATGATCGAGCTTGTTTGAGCCAATGCCCAACTGGCTCGTTGCAATTAATCTCAATCGAAGAGCTATTTCCCTTTTGA